One Buteo buteo chromosome 5, bButBut1.hap1.1, whole genome shotgun sequence DNA window includes the following coding sequences:
- the PPCS gene encoding phosphopantothenate--cysteine ligase isoform X2 encodes MAAAAGGGDEAAAEARVRAWAAGQAARGRRVALVTSGGTQVPLEARAVRFLENFSSGRRGAASAERLVAAGYGVCFLHRARSAFPWARALPPPGPALLDALRLTPGPPPGVAADPAALPAFLPALRDYRRATEAGALLAIEFTGLAEYLALLRAAARALAPFAAVSDFYIPASEMPEHKIQSSEGPLQITMKMVPKMLSPLVKEWAPEAFVISFKLETDPLILIDKSRQALEKYRHQVVVANILESRRTSVIIVTKDSQTPLSLSDEEIAQGMEIEEKIVSYLQGQHTAFIEKKV; translated from the exons atggcggcggcggcgggcggcggggatGAAGCGGCGGCGGAGGCGCGCGTGCGGGCCTGGGCGGCGGGGCAGGCGGCGCGCGGGCGGCGCGTGGCGCTGGTGACGTCGGGGGGGACGCAGGTGCCGCTGGAGGCGCGCGCCGTCCGCTTCCTGGAGAACTTCAGcagcgggcggcgcggcgccgcCTCGGCCGAGCGGCTGGTGGCGGCCGGTTACGGCGTCTGCTTCCTGCACCGGGCCCGCTCCGCCTTCCCCTGGGCGAgagccctcccgccgcccgggCCCGCCCTGCTCGACGCCCTCCGCCTCACTCCCGGGCCGCCGCCCGGCGTGGCCGCCGACCCCGCCGCTCTCCCCGCCTTCCTTCCCGCCCTCCGCGACTACCGCCGCGCTACCGAGGCCGGGGCGCTGCTGGCCATCGAGTTCACCGGCCTGGCCGAGTACCTGGCGCTGCTGCgggccgccgcccgcgcccTGGCGCCCTTCG CTGCCGTGTCAGATTTCTACATCCCCGCCTCAGAGATGCCTGAGCACAAGATCCAGTCCTCGGAGGGGCCCCTGCAG ATCACAATGAAGATGGTGCCAAAAATGCTGTCTCCTCTGGTCAAAGAATGGGCCCCAGAGGCATTTGTTATTTCCTTTAAACTGGAGACGGATCCCTTGATCTTAATCGATAAATCACGGCAGGCTCTGGAGAAATATCGTCACCAGGTGGTGGTAGCAAATATCCTGGAGTCGAGGAGAACCTCTGTTATTATTGTAACCAAAGACTCACAGACTCCATTATCTCTTTCTGATGAGGAAATAGCGCAAGGCATGGAGATAGAGGAGAAGATAGTGAGCTATCTTCAGGGCCAACATACTGCATTTATAGAGAAGAAAGTCTGA
- the PPCS gene encoding phosphopantothenate--cysteine ligase isoform X1 — translation MAAAAGGGDEAAAEARVRAWAAGQAARGRRVALVTSGGTQVPLEARAVRFLENFSSGRRGAASAERLVAAGYGVCFLHRARSAFPWARALPPPGPALLDALRLTPGPPPGVAADPAALPAFLPALRDYRRATEAGALLAIEFTGLAEYLALLRAAARALAPFGSSVMFYLAAAVSDFYIPASEMPEHKIQSSEGPLQITMKMVPKMLSPLVKEWAPEAFVISFKLETDPLILIDKSRQALEKYRHQVVVANILESRRTSVIIVTKDSQTPLSLSDEEIAQGMEIEEKIVSYLQGQHTAFIEKKV, via the exons atggcggcggcggcgggcggcggggatGAAGCGGCGGCGGAGGCGCGCGTGCGGGCCTGGGCGGCGGGGCAGGCGGCGCGCGGGCGGCGCGTGGCGCTGGTGACGTCGGGGGGGACGCAGGTGCCGCTGGAGGCGCGCGCCGTCCGCTTCCTGGAGAACTTCAGcagcgggcggcgcggcgccgcCTCGGCCGAGCGGCTGGTGGCGGCCGGTTACGGCGTCTGCTTCCTGCACCGGGCCCGCTCCGCCTTCCCCTGGGCGAgagccctcccgccgcccgggCCCGCCCTGCTCGACGCCCTCCGCCTCACTCCCGGGCCGCCGCCCGGCGTGGCCGCCGACCCCGCCGCTCTCCCCGCCTTCCTTCCCGCCCTCCGCGACTACCGCCGCGCTACCGAGGCCGGGGCGCTGCTGGCCATCGAGTTCACCGGCCTGGCCGAGTACCTGGCGCTGCTGCgggccgccgcccgcgcccTGGCGCCCTTCG GCTCCAGTGTCATGTTTTACCTGGCAGCTGCCGTGTCAGATTTCTACATCCCCGCCTCAGAGATGCCTGAGCACAAGATCCAGTCCTCGGAGGGGCCCCTGCAG ATCACAATGAAGATGGTGCCAAAAATGCTGTCTCCTCTGGTCAAAGAATGGGCCCCAGAGGCATTTGTTATTTCCTTTAAACTGGAGACGGATCCCTTGATCTTAATCGATAAATCACGGCAGGCTCTGGAGAAATATCGTCACCAGGTGGTGGTAGCAAATATCCTGGAGTCGAGGAGAACCTCTGTTATTATTGTAACCAAAGACTCACAGACTCCATTATCTCTTTCTGATGAGGAAATAGCGCAAGGCATGGAGATAGAGGAGAAGATAGTGAGCTATCTTCAGGGCCAACATACTGCATTTATAGAGAAGAAAGTCTGA
- the ZMYND12 gene encoding zinc finger MYND domain-containing protein 12 yields the protein MEQLVKRQKYIIDLAYSTAQEFVLDGKHKEAIPAALQALRFSTEVYGSSSVQLVPAYLLLAEASTGVGHLPQASKYLSQAQWIVLRTPDCSLAVQCKLHRSLGLFCAAEGNFEQALYHLANDIYLASSTFGLKSIETSGGYFHMANVFFRQNKMDIANSLYAEVTDIWHAFLLKSVQAQEQILKSQPEMSPFTEDKEVSKDCMTEAQQAEAIQILNAVLDVREQAPKQRPGETARVLHALAMLYYLIMDLSKAREVGMKAFELVTQLPQQESLEAIGRLLKLINSKPSYTK from the exons aTGGAACAGCTGGTGAAGAGGCAG AAATACATCATTGATCTTGCatacagcacagcacaggagTTTGTTTTGGATGGAAAGCATAAAGAAGCGATACCTGCAGCTTTGCAGGCACTGCGTTTCAGTACTGAAGTGTACGGCTCAAGTTCTGTGCAATTGGTGCCTGCTTATCTCCTCTTGGCTGAAGCCTCCACCG GTGTTGGCCATCTTCCACAGGCATCTAAGTATCTCTCCCAAGCCCAGTGGATTGTCCTCAGAACTCCAGACTGCAGCCTTGCTGTGCAGTGTAAATTACATCGTAGTCTAGGGCTTTTCTGTGCCGCTGAAGGAAACTTTGAACAGGCTTTATATCACCTGGCGAATGAT ATTTACCTTGCTAGTTCTACATTTGGACTAAAATCTATTGAGACCTCTGGAGGGTATTTCCACATGGCTAATGTTTTCTTTCGCCAGAACAAAATGGACATAGCAAACTCACTCTATGCTGAG GTAACCGATATCTGGCATGCCTTTCTTCTGAAGTCAGTTCAAGCACAGGAGCAAATTCTCAAGTCACAACCGGAAATGTCTCCATTCACGGAGGACAAGGAAGTCAGCAAAGACTGTATGA CTGAAGCCCAGCAAGCAGAAGCAATCCAAATACTGAATGCAGTGTTAGATGTCAGAGAACAGGCACCAAAGCAACGACCTGGGGAAACTGCCAGAGTTTTGCATGCTCTTGCCATGCTTTATTACCTGATAATGGACTTATCAAAG GCTCGTGAGGTGGGGATGAAAGCCTTTGAGCTGGTGACACAACTGCCCCAACAAGAGTCTCTAGAAGCCATCGGTCGTTTGTTAAAGTTGATTAACTCCAAGCCTTCCTACACAAAATAA